A stretch of DNA from Oryza brachyantha chromosome 4, ObraRS2, whole genome shotgun sequence:
TTCCAGGAAAAAGGTGtgctttctttctccttttataTTACAAGAATTAAGATATCAAAATCTTTAGCATAAGATATGAACTACAAAGCAAGGTTGGAAAAATGACCAAATAAACAGATAAACAGATGTTCCAAGAAGAACAAGCCATAGTAAAATCCTCCTTGACTAGTGGAAGGTGCTTCAGTAAGTTTTCCACATATTGTTCctcatttttggtttataaaataggattatttaatatacatatacataaactCTAAGCAGGTGGAGTATAGGGCATTATACCGGGGTGAACTGGTGAAGTTGGAAACAAATGTAGACAGTATATGCAAAACGAGAAGAAATAGTTGTCCTTTTGTGTCTTATCATCATTTCTAATGTTTAAATTTCCAATCAGGCACTGGATAAATCAAAATACAGAGAACGCCTCCGAGCTCTTAGGCGGTACATTCCGAGGCTTGAACAGGAGCTTGTAGATCTTCATGCACAGATGAAGTTAGCTGGAGTTCATAGAGGACTGAGTGCTGCAAAAGACATTACTTGTATTTCAGGTAGTGTAAACAGTTCGTCTTCAAAAGAATACTCAGTTCACAAGAGAAGTGTATCTGATCTCCTGTCAGAAAGTATACAAGGGTCTGCAAGGCTAGAGGATGAAAATTATGAGGTTGATAATGGTTCAACTTCAGAGTCTTACACATACTCTGAATCAGAGGATCTCTCTGACATTTTTGAGACGGACTCAGAGGAGCAGGTAGAGGTCAGCAAGGAGAAGCCGCTGTATCTAGATAGGCTGGATAAGTTTCCATCAGAAAATAATGACAACGAACCAGATGATTTTGAGGAGCATCTACGGAAGATTGCCTCGCTGTCTGATAAGACCGATTCATCTGCTAAAGAACTCAAAGTATCGGAGCTTGATGAGATTGATAAAATCTTCTTGAGAGCTAGTTCATTGCTGAAGAAAAGATGACGGTTTGGAATTTGTACATGGTGTTCATGATCTCTATATGCACTGCCAAAAAGAACATTTATGTACAGCAGAAGATTTGAGATATATATAGGTAATGGAATGGAAAAATCGCTGTATTAACAGATGCTGCTGAAGAGCGGAGAGGATTTTGGTATGGTACCATTCCATTTCTAAGTTGGGGTTAAGCCGTACCCATCTTATGATGTGTTGAAGCATTTATAAAGAAGtgtaatgaactgtaattaaTCCTCGCTATTTTGAGTGCATGGTAGATGCTAAAGTGAGGTAATCTGCATTGTGTGCCAGCAATGATCCTTGTTCTCTTCATCAAGTTCAACCATTCAGGCCTCTTCTGTTGATCTTCTAACTCTATCCTGAGCTTCATATGTACCAAGGTTTTTCAGCTCATAGATCACAGCTATGCAGTATGCTTGTACCTGAATCAAACGATGGAATTTTCAGGTCTTCTGATCGATCTTTATACTGACAACACTGTTTAATGTATGGGTGATGGCTGATgatccattttcttttttgaagaCAGTACTAGTGTACTACTCGGTGTTTTCATCTATCTAAGACGCTGTGGTGATTATTGAGTATTGTGAATGATACTTTGAACATATGACATTAATATGTGAGCAGAGCACAGGGAGCAAGTAATTTTCGTCATGTCATACATCATAATTCATGCGCAACACCATGCTGAAAGTATCAGGCCCAAATGGTCTTACAATTACATACGCCCACACAGTAAAAATGTACTTGGCACACTTAGTACAACGATCGGGAGTGTTCTTTGCATACATACAAAATTACACCACTAGCATAGAATTACTGTTACATAACACATGTAACATCTCATGATTCCTCATCCAAGATCAGGAACAATGAAGAAGTCCTCATCGTCATCGGCTATCTCCACCCTTGGCTTCTTGCTTTGGCGTGCACCGCTTGCCTTGTAGAACCCCATGTTGCTTGCTGGCTGCGGCGAGGCGAAGAGCTCAGGCACCTCCGCTGCCGTGCTGCCACCCTTGGCCGGCGACTGGAGATGGAACAGATCGATGTCGTCGAGCCACTCTAGGTCCTTGAACCCAAGAGGCGAACCCTTCTGCAGCAACAGCAAAGCACAGCACGGAAGTTAGGTGGTGCTAGATGGACATCTCACAGCCATAGCCACAGGAGGCAATTCTTGATTTCTAAGCTGTTCGTATCTTGTGATCAAGAATGGTTTGGTTCGTTAGGTCCTTGCCTTGTCGCTGGACTCGTAGTCAGAGAGCTGCAGGAGATCCTCGACGGCCCATCCGGACGGCGGcaagaacggcgacgacggcacctCCTGCGCCGGTGCCGACACGGCCGGCTTGGGAGCCCCGGCACCAGCAGCGACGCCACCAGCCGAAGCCTTGGAGCTGCCCttgggcgccggcggcgggagctggtCGGCGTTGGCGCTGCAGACGGAGCTGAAGCCGACGCGGATGCCGGTGGCGAGGTAGCGCTGGTGGTTGCCGGACAGCGTCCCGGGGACGTGGATGGGCTCGTCGCAGTCCCGGCAGAAGAGCGCCCTGTCCTCCACGCAGAAGATGAACGCCGCCTTCTCCTGCAACAACACGTAGAGACGCACGCAAGCTCAGGGTCTCGTACGTCTCAACGACGACGTGTCCGCTCTCCGAGCCGCACGCCCGAACGATTTCGCCCACACGAGCCGGCCGCCGCTTCTCTACTGGAGAAGGAGCAGTAGCATCGCACACGCACGTACCTGGCAGACGTCGCAGCGCGGGAGGGCGGCCGGGAGCGCGGCGTCGAGCGGGAGGCGCTGGTGCTTGCTGGCGAGCTTGTTGGCGGCGTGGATCTCGACGTCGCAGGCCTCGCACAGCGCCGCCTCGTCCGCGCAGCACaccaccgcggccgccgcggcctcgcaCGCGTCGCACTGGATCCTCATGCCGATGCTTAATTAGCTCCCCCCTCAAAACCGCACCCCCCCAAAGCTCAAGCTCAGGCTCAATTTCACCCAAACAACGGGAGGCGCCTAAAAGCTACCAAAAGCTAGTAGGACAGCGGCAGCGAGCAGACGAGTGAAACGGGCCAGACGAGCAGCGGCGTGACTGGCGCGTATAAAACGCGCGACGTGCGTCACGCTTGGCCGGACGGCACGGGCGCACGCACGGTTGGGTTGGGGGTGTGGGCCTCGCGTCGCGGTGGTGTGCTGGTTTGTGTGGTGGTGGAGACGGGACCCTTCCGGTTCTCTTGGCGGCTATAGCGATCGAGCCTGAGCAACACGGGGGAGTATCTCTTCCGGATTGTCTGGCGCTGGTTGCACGAGGCAGGCGAGCGAGCTGAAATTGATTTGGTCTCTGGAGCGAGCGAGTGGAC
This window harbors:
- the LOC102712437 gene encoding B-box zinc finger protein 24-like, with product MRIQCDACEAAAAAVVCCADEAALCEACDVEIHAANKLASKHQRLPLDAALPAALPRCDVCQEKAAFIFCVEDRALFCRDCDEPIHVPGTLSGNHQRYLATGIRVGFSSVCSANADQLPPPAPKGSSKASAGGVAAGAGAPKPAVSAPAQEVPSSPFLPPSGWAVEDLLQLSDYESSDKKGSPLGFKDLEWLDDIDLFHLQSPAKGGSTAAEVPELFASPQPASNMGFYKASGARQSKKPRVEIADDDEDFFIVPDLG